The following proteins are co-located in the Candidatus Polarisedimenticolia bacterium genome:
- a CDS encoding SDR family oxidoreductase — protein sequence MASEADRSLQSRTALICGASRGIGRACALELARLGARVIVAARDPHALQKVLSELAGKDHLPLAVDFEDTAALRLSTAGTLEKVGTIHILINNSGGPASGPTLAAQPEQFLAAFSRHLVASQILAQLLVPGMKRAGYGRILNIVSTSVRQPIRGLGVSNTIRAAMAGWSKTLATELAPDGITVNNILPGATRTDRLAEIVRARAKTSGRSEEEIEAEMIEEIPAGRFARPEEIAAAVGFLASPPAGYITGVSLAVDGGRTMAL from the coding sequence ATGGCCTCCGAAGCGGATCGTTCCCTTCAATCGAGGACGGCGCTCATCTGCGGCGCGAGCCGCGGCATCGGCAGGGCCTGCGCCTTGGAGCTCGCCCGGCTGGGGGCGAGGGTCATCGTGGCGGCTCGCGACCCGCACGCGCTGCAAAAAGTGCTCTCGGAGCTGGCAGGAAAAGATCACCTGCCTCTGGCGGTCGATTTCGAAGATACCGCGGCGCTGCGGCTGTCGACCGCCGGTACTCTCGAGAAGGTCGGAACGATTCACATCCTGATCAACAACAGCGGCGGGCCGGCTTCGGGGCCGACCCTCGCGGCGCAGCCGGAGCAGTTTTTGGCGGCCTTCTCGCGCCATCTCGTGGCATCGCAGATCCTGGCGCAGCTCCTGGTCCCCGGCATGAAGCGCGCCGGATACGGCCGGATCCTCAACATCGTCTCGACCTCGGTCAGGCAGCCGATCCGCGGTCTGGGGGTCTCCAACACGATCCGCGCCGCCATGGCGGGCTGGTCCAAGACCCTGGCGACCGAGCTCGCCCCCGACGGGATCACGGTGAACAATATCCTTCCCGGGGCGACGCGGACTGATCGACTGGCCGAGATCGTGCGGGCGCGGGCGAAAACGTCGGGACGCAGCGAAGAGGAGATCGAAGCGGAGATGATCGAGGAGATACCGGCCGGTCGCTTCGCCCGTCCCGAGGAGATCGCGGCTGCCGTTGGCTTTCTGGCGAGCCCGCCGGCAGGCTACATCACCGGGGTGAGCCTCGCGGTGGACGGCGGCAGGACGATGGCTCTGTGA
- a CDS encoding aldehyde dehydrogenase, translating to MKRILNLIDGELVPPAGSAYLPNLEPATGAAYSEVPDGDGRDVERAVQAAEAAFPAWSRTPAAERSRLLVRVADLIEAHQEALARAESIDTGKPIAMARSLDIPRGSSNFRFFATSILHFHSESHATDDRAINYTLRRPRGVAGIISPWNLPLYLLSWKVAPALAVGNTVVAKPSEVTPMTAFLLSEICREAGLPKGVLNIVHGTGAKVGAALVSHPRVGTISFTGGTKTGREIAAACAPNFKKVALELGGKNPNIIFADAPWEEMIPGSVKSSFDNQGQICLSGSRIFVERPALESFLERFTARAKALKLGDPLEDGTEMGAVVSPAQRDKAMAYLDLARQEGGRVLCGGGPPAPVSERCRGGFFIQPTVITGLSPESRVNQEEIFGPIVTITPFDSEEEVVGWANGTTYGLSASIWTQNLSRAHRMAEKIQSGTVWINCWMVRDLRVPFGGMKQSGVGREGGLESLRFFTEPKNVCVRVPLDA from the coding sequence ATGAAGCGCATTCTCAACCTGATCGACGGAGAGCTGGTACCGCCGGCGGGAAGCGCCTACCTTCCGAATCTGGAGCCCGCGACCGGCGCCGCCTACTCCGAAGTGCCCGACGGAGACGGGCGCGACGTGGAGCGCGCCGTGCAGGCGGCGGAGGCCGCCTTCCCCGCCTGGTCGCGCACGCCGGCGGCCGAGCGCTCGCGCCTGCTGGTGCGCGTCGCCGATCTCATCGAAGCCCACCAGGAAGCGCTGGCCCGTGCCGAGAGCATCGACACCGGCAAGCCGATCGCCATGGCGCGCAGCCTGGACATTCCGCGGGGATCGAGCAATTTCCGCTTCTTCGCCACCTCGATCCTGCACTTCCACTCGGAATCGCACGCCACCGACGACCGGGCGATCAATTACACGCTGCGCCGCCCGCGCGGCGTCGCCGGCATCATCTCTCCCTGGAACCTGCCGCTCTACCTGCTCTCCTGGAAAGTCGCCCCGGCACTGGCGGTCGGCAACACGGTGGTGGCGAAGCCCTCCGAGGTCACCCCGATGACCGCCTTCCTTCTCTCCGAGATCTGCCGCGAGGCGGGTCTTCCGAAAGGGGTGCTGAACATCGTCCACGGGACCGGAGCGAAGGTGGGGGCGGCGCTCGTCTCCCATCCGCGCGTCGGGACGATCTCGTTTACCGGCGGAACGAAGACGGGACGGGAGATCGCCGCCGCCTGCGCGCCGAACTTCAAGAAAGTGGCCCTGGAGCTGGGCGGGAAGAACCCCAACATTATCTTCGCCGACGCGCCGTGGGAAGAGATGATCCCGGGGAGCGTGAAGTCCTCCTTCGACAACCAGGGGCAGATCTGCCTGAGCGGCTCGCGCATCTTCGTGGAGCGGCCGGCGCTCGAGTCGTTCCTGGAGCGCTTCACGGCGCGCGCCAAGGCTCTCAAGCTGGGAGATCCCCTGGAGGACGGAACCGAAATGGGAGCGGTGGTCTCCCCCGCGCAGCGCGACAAGGCGATGGCCTATCTCGACCTGGCGCGCCAGGAAGGGGGTCGGGTCCTGTGCGGCGGCGGTCCTCCGGCGCCGGTGAGCGAGCGCTGTCGCGGAGGGTTTTTCATCCAGCCCACCGTCATCACCGGATTGAGCCCGGAGAGCCGCGTCAACCAGGAGGAGATCTTCGGCCCGATCGTGACGATCACGCCGTTCGACTCGGAGGAGGAAGTGGTCGGCTGGGCCAACGGCACGACCTATGGGCTCTCCGCCTCGATCTGGACGCAGAACCTCTCGCGGGCCCACCGCATGGCCGAGAAGATCCAGTCGGGCACGGTCTGGATCAATTGCTGGATGGTGCGCGACCTGCGGGTCCCCTTCGGGGGGATGAAGCAGAGCGGCGTCGGACGCGAAGGAGGTCTGGAGTCGCTGCGCTTCTTCACCGAGCCGAAAAACGTCTGCGTGCGCGTGCCCCTGGACGCCTGA
- a CDS encoding metallophosphoesterase produces the protein MRPRGAVWRAGLLLCMAAAFDETTEAAVVVRGPYLQLGTPQSIVVRWRTDAPTDSCVRYATQLGGAVSLACNPTAVTEHVVTVADLSTDTRYYYSVGTSSARLAGGDSTYFFDTSPAAGTAIPTRLWVLGDSGTANASAASVRDAYAAFSAGSRTNLILMLGDNAYPSGTDAQYQAAVFNMYPTFLRNTVLWPTLGNHDGESADSASQTGPYYDLFTLPRSAEAGGLASGTEAYYSFDYGNIHFICLESFETDRSPTSAMMTWLQQDALATSRLWIIAFWHHPPYTKGSHDSDFEPELIEMRQNAVPILESAGVDLVLTGHSHSYERSFLIDGHYGWSATFNASMKVDGGDGRVGGTGAYKKPTLGPAAHEGAVYVVAGSSGQTSGGTLNHPAMFVSLNQLGSLALDVNGRRLDARFVNSSGQVGDLFTLFKGPPPQAAFLASVTAGPSPLAVAFTDTSQDDPTSWGWDFDGDAVVDSTLQNPTHVYAAPGIYTIALTAANLAGADTEVKVGLLCVTSPDGLGDADADGVPDGEDRCPCLADPLQEDGDGDGLGDACDSDDDNDAVADPYDCAPLDPTHSAEPPEAGMTLVLGPAPEAIAWGAVPQATHYGVYRGIVPAGAGFAYAHACLEPASPDTTSQDSQVPSADSLFYYLVSARNSCGDGSLGFASSGAPRPNATACP, from the coding sequence ATGAGGCCTCGAGGCGCGGTTTGGCGGGCCGGGCTGCTCCTGTGCATGGCGGCGGCATTCGACGAAACGACCGAGGCCGCCGTGGTGGTTCGCGGCCCCTATCTCCAGCTCGGCACGCCTCAGAGCATCGTCGTCCGGTGGAGGACGGACGCGCCCACCGATTCCTGCGTCCGGTACGCCACCCAGCTCGGCGGCGCTGTTTCGCTCGCCTGCAATCCGACCGCGGTGACCGAGCATGTCGTCACCGTCGCGGACTTGAGCACCGACACGCGCTACTACTATTCCGTGGGCACGTCCTCCGCTCGTTTGGCAGGAGGTGACTCCACCTACTTCTTCGACACCTCTCCGGCCGCCGGCACCGCCATCCCGACGCGTCTCTGGGTCCTGGGAGATTCGGGGACCGCGAACGCCAGCGCCGCGAGTGTTCGCGACGCCTATGCCGCCTTCAGCGCCGGGAGCCGCACCAATCTCATCCTCATGCTGGGTGACAACGCCTATCCGAGCGGCACCGACGCGCAGTATCAGGCGGCCGTGTTCAACATGTATCCCACCTTCTTGCGCAACACCGTCCTGTGGCCCACGCTGGGAAACCACGACGGGGAGTCCGCCGACTCGGCCTCGCAAACCGGTCCCTACTACGATCTCTTCACACTGCCGCGCTCGGCCGAGGCGGGAGGACTCGCATCGGGGACCGAAGCGTATTACTCGTTCGACTACGGGAACATCCATTTCATCTGCCTGGAGTCTTTCGAGACGGACCGCTCTCCCACCTCCGCGATGATGACCTGGCTGCAACAGGACGCCCTGGCGACCTCCCGCTTGTGGATCATCGCCTTCTGGCACCATCCTCCCTACACCAAGGGCTCCCACGATTCGGACTTCGAGCCCGAGCTGATCGAAATGCGCCAGAACGCCGTGCCGATCCTCGAGTCGGCGGGCGTCGATCTCGTGCTCACCGGGCACAGCCACTCCTACGAACGGTCCTTCCTGATCGACGGCCACTACGGATGGTCGGCGACTTTCAACGCCTCGATGAAAGTGGATGGAGGAGACGGACGCGTCGGGGGCACGGGAGCCTACAAGAAGCCGACGCTGGGGCCCGCGGCGCACGAGGGCGCGGTCTATGTCGTGGCCGGCTCGTCCGGACAGACCAGCGGGGGAACCTTGAACCATCCCGCGATGTTCGTGTCGCTGAACCAGCTCGGCTCATTGGCCCTGGACGTGAATGGCCGGCGGCTGGATGCCCGGTTCGTGAACTCCTCGGGTCAGGTCGGCGATCTGTTCACGCTTTTCAAGGGGCCGCCTCCCCAGGCCGCCTTCCTGGCCAGCGTGACCGCCGGACCGTCGCCGCTGGCCGTTGCCTTCACCGATACTTCCCAGGACGATCCGACTTCCTGGGGCTGGGACTTCGACGGAGATGCCGTCGTCGACAGCACGCTGCAGAACCCCACCCACGTCTACGCGGCGCCGGGGATCTACACCATTGCTTTGACCGCCGCGAATCTGGCGGGCGCCGACACCGAGGTGAAGGTGGGACTGCTTTGTGTCACCTCGCCGGACGGATTGGGGGACGCCGACGCCGACGGGGTGCCGGATGGAGAGGATCGCTGCCCCTGCCTGGCGGATCCGCTGCAGGAGGACGGGGATGGCGACGGACTGGGAGATGCGTGCGATTCCGACGACGACAACGACGCCGTCGCCGACCCGTACGACTGCGCGCCGCTGGACCCGACGCACAGCGCGGAGCCTCCGGAAGCGGGCATGACGCTGGTGCTTGGTCCGGCGCCGGAAGCCATCGCCTGGGGCGCCGTCCCGCAGGCGACGCACTACGGTGTCTATCGCGGAATCGTCCCCGCCGGCGCCGGCTTCGCCTATGCTCATGCCTGCCTCGAGCCGGCTTCGCCGGACACCACTTCCCAGGATTCCCAGGTCCCTTCCGCCGATTCCCTGTTCTATTACCTGGTGAGCGCGCGCAACTCATGCGGCGACGGATCGCTC
- a CDS encoding Rid family hydrolase produces the protein MSDRVADEGILSPRAPEPVGPYPHARRAGGLLFVSGIGPRRRGSRAIPGVTLDEEGEVAGYDFEMQARAVFENIRMILEDAGSSWERIVDVTAFLTDLKADFATFNRIYAEYFTVNRPTRTTVEVTALPTPIAIELKVIATIDMP, from the coding sequence ATGAGCGACCGCGTCGCCGACGAGGGGATTCTCAGCCCGCGTGCTCCCGAGCCGGTCGGGCCTTATCCCCATGCCCGCCGGGCCGGGGGGCTGCTGTTCGTGTCGGGGATCGGTCCGCGCCGCCGCGGGAGCCGCGCGATCCCGGGCGTGACGCTCGACGAGGAAGGGGAAGTCGCAGGCTACGATTTCGAGATGCAGGCCCGGGCCGTTTTCGAGAACATCCGGATGATCCTGGAGGACGCCGGATCTTCGTGGGAGCGCATCGTCGACGTCACCGCGTTCCTTACCGACCTGAAAGCCGACTTCGCGACCTTCAACCGGATCTACGCCGAGTATTTCACCGTCAACCGTCCCACGCGCACCACGGTCGAGGTGACCGCGCTCCCCACCCCCATCGCCATCGAGCTCAAGGTCATCGCCACGATCGACATGCCTTGA
- a CDS encoding VOC family protein, with protein sequence MAQKVNSVPQGFHTLTPHLVVNGADEAISFYKKAFGAEERYRMTMPGSNQVMHAELQIGNSVFFLADEFEMPQAPKSPKHLSGSTVALHLYVPDCDALYKRAVDAGAKGVQPPTNMFWGDRYGKVQDPFGHHWSVGTHVEDVDPAEMEQRAKSFFQQAGKPK encoded by the coding sequence ATGGCGCAGAAGGTGAACTCAGTCCCCCAGGGCTTCCACACCCTCACCCCGCACCTCGTGGTGAACGGGGCCGACGAAGCAATCAGCTTCTACAAGAAGGCGTTCGGCGCCGAGGAGCGCTACCGGATGACCATGCCGGGCAGCAACCAGGTCATGCACGCCGAGCTGCAGATCGGCAATTCGGTCTTCTTCCTCGCCGACGAGTTCGAGATGCCCCAGGCACCGAAATCCCCCAAGCACCTGAGCGGCTCGACGGTCGCCCTCCATCTCTACGTTCCCGACTGCGACGCCCTGTACAAGCGGGCCGTGGACGCCGGAGCCAAGGGGGTCCAGCCGCCGACCAACATGTTCTGGGGAGACCGCTACGGCAAGGTCCAGGACCCGTTCGGCCACCACTGGTCCGTGGGAACCCATGTCGAGGACGTGGATCCGGCAGAAATGGAGCAGCGCGCCAAGAGCTTCTTCCAGCAGGCCGGGAAACCCAAATAG
- a CDS encoding tetratricopeptide repeat protein, with protein sequence MAWAHAAPGDRLAALTHAINLHPREAELYLERGDLHRAGGDFSRARADYLRARRLQPALPVVDLKLGILALERARPSRALRFLDRYLQDRPGDAGGWRWHARALTKLGRAQDAAEDFRRATAATSPSDRVRPEDFLEWAKALEAAGQRPEAIDVLDEGMRRLGAIVSLQLPAISLALDLGRVEEAVRRLETLQAGPGRPEVWLAQRGKILERAGLPDEARRAYAAALDILEAHSETRASRAEDDLEASIRAGLRRTAPAEPAVETAP encoded by the coding sequence TTGGCTTGGGCACACGCCGCACCCGGCGATCGCCTCGCCGCGCTCACGCATGCGATCAATCTCCATCCACGGGAAGCCGAGCTCTACCTCGAGCGTGGGGACCTGCACCGCGCCGGCGGAGATTTTTCCCGGGCGCGCGCCGACTACCTTCGGGCCCGCCGGCTGCAGCCCGCTCTCCCCGTCGTCGATCTCAAGCTGGGGATCCTCGCGCTCGAGAGAGCGCGACCGAGCAGGGCCCTGCGCTTCCTCGACCGCTACCTGCAAGATCGGCCAGGGGATGCCGGAGGCTGGCGGTGGCACGCCCGGGCCTTGACCAAGCTTGGAAGAGCGCAGGATGCCGCAGAGGACTTCCGCCGGGCCACCGCCGCGACGAGCCCCTCCGACCGGGTACGGCCGGAGGACTTCCTGGAGTGGGCGAAAGCCCTGGAAGCAGCGGGACAGCGACCGGAAGCGATCGATGTGCTGGACGAAGGGATGCGCCGCCTGGGCGCGATCGTCAGCCTGCAGCTCCCGGCCATCAGCCTGGCTCTCGACCTGGGACGCGTCGAGGAAGCGGTGCGTCGCCTGGAGACGCTGCAGGCCGGGCCGGGCCGCCCGGAGGTCTGGCTGGCGCAGCGTGGGAAAATTCTCGAGAGAGCGGGGCTGCCTGACGAGGCGCGCCGGGCCTACGCGGCGGCCCTCGACATCCTCGAAGCGCACTCCGAGACCCGAGCCAGCCGTGCCGAGGACGATCTCGAAGCCTCGATCCGCGCCGGCCTACGCCGGACGGCCCCTGCGGAACCGGCGGTCGAAACAGCGCCATGA